In Suncus etruscus isolate mSunEtr1 chromosome 9, mSunEtr1.pri.cur, whole genome shotgun sequence, the genomic window cacatgcagttcaatccccagcattccatgtggccccctaagcctgccaaaagtgatttctgagagcagggtcaggagtaaaccctgagcaccactggagatatatatatatatatatatatatatatcatgagtTATATATAActgggtgtatatatatacatacatgagaACTAACTGAACagaattttatttgtctttaaaaCACACTTGACATTATTCAGGACCTACTCCAGATTCAGAACTCAGACATCACTGTTGGGAGTACTATAAAATCATGCACTGAATCAGAGATTAATAcaaggactcctgcatgcaaggcaaacattccagCCCTTTAATTTTCCTAGCCTGCCAGTCTgtttttaaagagaagaaaagaaaaggcaaaacgTTTTCATTGAAATTTTCAGTTGAGAACCAGAACAGTGAACACACTATTCATAGAATGATAGAAGAGGTCTTAAGAAAGTGAATATTATCccttaaaataaagtataactcTTCACCCAAAAAAGGAGGGAATATGAATCCCCCATATATGTACAAAAATGCATTATGTATGCTTTTTGGAATTTAGTGATAATGTATGGAAAAAGTTGTTTTCCTCAAGGGCTCAAagggctcaaaaataaaaatggaataaaatgagtTGTAAATGTTATCAATATTTCATACTAATAAACATATTTAGACTGATTTCTTCCATTCAGTTGGTAAAATTATGCAGATACCCCAAAATCAATTCATAGTAGGTAGCACTGAAATCTCTAACTACTAAGAGTTTTACTCTGCATTCCTGCATATTTCATTACTTCCACAGATCTTTCTTCCACTCATAGAGAAATAAGATTGGGGGGAGgaatttatagatatttttctttatttttcaagtatttttgagAGGTGCACACCTGGCCAGACATAGGGAGTACTTACTCTTGGATCAGGATTCAAACTCCTGAAGGTCTTTAAGGACATATTTGATACTGGAGACTGAAACCAGGctaactgtgtgcaagggaagcattttacccactatactatttctcctgtcctcagcataatttttaaagaccAAGATCATAttcttattaataaaattgaaaattgcaTTCAACAGAGAATaatatggtgttttttttgtttggggggttttttgtttttttttttatttttattgtggccaaagtggattacaatcttttacagtaatatttaaggtacatagtgacaatgaatcaggaacattcccactaccagtggtgtcctccctccacctctgttcccagcatgcatcccatatcaggcaaaagaaaaaatgagaatatgTACAGTAAGTATAGAGCTTATCTTGCATGCCAAGTAACTGGGATCAATTCCTCACATTTTATATTGTTCTTTCAAGTcatgccatgagtgatccttgtACATTgaaccatgagtaatccctgaggaccactagatatggccccaaaatgaaactataaaaataaatatacccgGAGGgaggggaaataaataaataaatatacccgACCATTGATGTCATGCCAAGACTGACACTGTTTAAGTATTGATTGAATAGCATGTTGACAAAAAGATCAAGGTTTATCAGTcaaatatcacaaaatattttaaatgttcaaattattttattcagtaattataatttctgtaaaacattcaaaacaaatagtgtgaatttatatttttattttattttattcaaagaaaatggttCACATAGCTGACAAAGTTGACCATAATGCATTTGCCTccagataaataagaaaaaaagttattacaaagaaaagaatagaaaaaagtaaaaaagaaaaaggaatagaagtttaaaataaaaggataaaaaaataagaaaaagtacatTCGCaaacacatttgtaaaaattattatatttccaaTGAAGTCAATACTACAGTAGCAttaggtttaataagctcttgttagctatcCATTATTTTAGATTGGTGCATTCCTATAGGGACGAAAGTATGAAAAAATTAAGTTGTCCAGCAATTCAAAGAACTGTTACTGATACTGCTGCTTTTATGAGGTGTGTTCTCAGCAACATACCTCCCAGAAAGATCCATATTTTTCCCTTGGTATCTCCTATGGTCTGCCAAGCACCACGAGGTGGCCCCTGAATGCAGAATTATAAACACCAGGTGTgaatcaaaagccaaaaaaaaaataaataaataaaaagacatcacTGAAATAGTGTGGAATTTTCCCTGTTTtctttaatgaaaattattttatttaggtcaTACATctgtctttaattctttttaaaaattttttaatttttattgtgaccaaagtgcattacaaatctttcactgtatcCTTTATGGTACacaatgacaatgaatgaggggcattcccaccactagtgctgtcctccctcttcccctgttcccagtatgcatcccatatctcccttctctaccccccagtatgctagtgcaactggtctccactttacagcttgttgtagattgagcagcCATTCCActctcattggagataaaaaggataaaaaaggggggagaaaaaaatttggtgacaaccaccaaaaaaagaaaagagaaagagaaaaaaaagaaagaaatatggaagaaaaaagaaaaaattggacccggcaaataaaaataaaaataaatctctaaataacaaccacaagagtgaaaaagaaagagaaaagtagaagaaaaaagagaagaaaaaaaagtaaaaaactaacaaatcgaaacaaaacaagaaaaagtatgggtgctggagtggtagggtttggcgtcccccacttttttttttcccttagacAACTTaacaagaatttaatttttttattcaatagGCATAATTCTTACCTGTTAACTGTAACTCATACAGTTATATAACCAaagttaaaatattcatttctgtGATAGACACTCATATTCAGGAGTCAAATTTACAAGGAGAGActgaaaacacaaagaaatctcACTCTTCTAATACCATGAACCCCAAGATAAGGTTCTATCCAAGATCACTGGACTCAACATTCTAACCTAGGTAAGATTCTATCGCCCACTAATCATCTTATATTAAAAAGTAGAACATGAATTATTGCCAGTGTAAGCTCCCAGGTTTGaggattttattttagaaaagcatgagttataaataaaaatcattattttaaaaataagattcttaggttttttttagaaaagcatgagttataaataaaaatcattattttaaaaataagattcaatTGTGACAGTCCTCTTGTAAgtgtttacataattaaaatatgcaGAAATTGGAGCTCTAGTTGACATCTCCTAGACACATTTTCTAAGAGTTTATCAGTTTTCAATAACTGCCTTATCTCTACTTTCATTAATAATTCCATGCTTACCAACACTAGATCCTAACACATTTTCAGTTGCTAGATACTGATAATTACATAGTTGCTTTCATCTTGTTACTTTAATACTTACAAAACATGCATATATTCAatacttgatttatttattggagTAAGATTAAAacgataaattaaaaataagcaattttggaaaataaatccacttatatttatttcttccttaaactTGTAAATCATAGAttgttatttcaaaaatttttagtAGTATCTTTCATTTTGTGGGTTTCAAATGCCTGGAGTAACTTTTATTTCAACTAAAGGTGTTTTCTCACAGTTAAGCTTCTCAAATGTTTTAAGAAGATCTTCTCACAACACAGGATTTCAGTGATCTAGAGTTAATAACATTATACTAGGGGAATGGAGATATTCTAAAAACAACAAGCAGAAGTGTGGGATTTACCATTTCCATTTCAGATGATATCTTCTAGTCACTGGATAAAGACAGAAAATGTGCCATATGAATTTATCTAATGcccatatttcaaaaaatatataaaataagataaacacccaaaaaggagaaaatgttgtcaggaagaaaattttttaCAAATCAAATTGTCAAATATATCTGTAAAACCGTGAATCCAAGTGTTCAAGATATTCTAATCCATGAGGCTCATGAAAGGAATATTCACCATGAAAAAGCTTATATCCATATAGCCTAGATCTATGATCTTTATCTTTCATCTGGGACCAATGATCTGAGGGtatagaaatattgaaaaaaactAGTCTACCACAGAAGTTATAATAGCTGGTTTATGGATTAATATACAGACAGGTTCCTGTCCCCAAATATAAAATGGTTGATGAACACTGACCTCAATCAGTCATGAACTCCTAGCAATGTTTCTGACAGCAATctctaaaagaaataatttgttgGTCCTTTATCTATCATTTAATGTAGAATACCCTGAGTACACGCTGTCGAATTTGCCGTGTCTTTACACCATAGACAATAGGATTAAGGGCAGGTGGTACAAGGGGGTAGAGAGTGGCCAGAAGAACATGTGCATGATGCGGCACATTGCGTCCAAAGCGGTGAGTAAGGAATGAGAACATTCCAGGAACATAGAAGATCAGGATAACACAAATATGAGACCCGCATGTGCTGAAAGCTTTAAGTCGAGCTTCACCCCCTGGCACCTTCAGCACTGCCTGTAGGATAAAGGCATAGGAAATGCTAATGGCCAAGACATCAAACCCAACCACAAGCAGTGCCACTACTAACCCATAAGCTCTGTTCACTGTTGTTTCTGAACAAGCAAGTTTTACCACAGCCATGTGTTCACAGTAGGCATGGCCAATGACTGTGCTCTTGCAAAAGATAAGTCTCTGTAGCAGGATAGGGAAAGGGATAAGAAGAATTAATCCACGCACCAATACTGCAATCCCAATGCGCCCT contains:
- the LOC126018181 gene encoding olfactory receptor 52L1-like, which codes for MILVSSSSSLSDPLMMAFSNSSWKLLQPSFFLVGIPGLEEIQHWIAIPLCILYLLALMGNITILFIIWIDSSLHQPMFLFLAMLAGIDLVLASSTAPKTLAVVLVQDHEIGYTVCLIQMFFIHAFSSMESGILVAMALDRYVAICHPLHHSTILHPGLIGRIGIAVLVRGLILLIPFPILLQRLIFCKSTVIGHAYCEHMAVVKLACSETTVNRAYGLVVALLVVGFDVLAISISYAFILQAVLKVPGGEARLKAFSTCGSHICVILIFYVPGMFSFLTHRFGRNVPHHAHVLLATLYPLVPPALNPIVYGVKTRQIRQRVLRVFYIK